The following proteins come from a genomic window of Schistocerca gregaria isolate iqSchGreg1 chromosome X, iqSchGreg1.2, whole genome shotgun sequence:
- the LOC126297982 gene encoding uncharacterized protein LOC126297982: MEHLHRTKQGENKGHNYLGKETKNEIIHLIGSSITNNILLMMKSAKYYSIILDCTQDISKVDQMTVVVRFVQETRLDGVYDVRTWEHFLEFLPVPYSLYSTLMQVVLKFLEDKKILLCNMKGQGHDNGENMKGKKFNLQKLISDINKRSFYVPHRSHSLNPSLLNMLFPCFRQ; the protein is encoded by the coding sequence atggagcacctgcacagaacaaagcaaggtgagaacaagggtcataattatcttggaaaagaaacaaagaatgaaataatacatcttattggatcatctataaccaacaacattctattaatgatgaaatctgcaaagtattacagtataattctggactgcacacaagatatttcaaaagttgaccagatgacagttgtggtacgtttcgtccaggagacaAGACTCGACGGGGTATATGATGTCCGAACTTGGGAGCATTTTCTGGAATTTCTTCCAGTGCCTTATTCTTTATACTCCACTTTGATGCAGGTCGTACTCAagttcttggaagataaaaaaatCCTATTGTGTAATATGAAAGGGCAAGGACATGACAATGGAGaaaacatgaaaggaaagaagtttaatCTCCAGAAATTAATTTCAGATATCAATAAGAGATCATTTTATGTACCACATAGGAGTCACTCATTGAATCCTAGtcttctaaatatgctgtttccatgttttcgacAATGA
- the LOC126297983 gene encoding uncharacterized protein LOC126297983, with amino-acid sequence MRPAEQKKRRDETIDDPTKRNKIEFYYYLLDIVITSLEERFSQLKAHCDYFDFLYNIDERKNTPPDRLDTKCRNLAEILQDHESSDIDALELKCELKGFQHLTVASGKRSFSKLKLIKTYLLSTMNKIHFTDLATVSIKNELVEDIHYTDHVKEFAQAKARKIRFVY; translated from the exons ATGAgacctgcagaacagaagaaaa GAAGGGATGAGACAATAGATGACCCAACAAAACGAAACAAGATTGAATTCTACTATTATCTTTTAGATATAGTAATCACATCTTTGGAGGAGAGATTCAGTCAACTGAAAGctcattgtgattattttgattttctctacaacattgatGAGCGGAAGAATACGCCTCCTGACAGACTGGACACAAAGTGTAGAAACCTCGCAGAGATTTTGCAAGATCATGAGTCAAGTGACATTGATGCACTGGAGTTGAAATGTGAACTAAAAGGGTTTCAACATT TGACAGTTGCGAGTGGAAAGAggagtttctcaaaactgaaactGATAAAGACATACCTATtatcaacaatgaacaaaattcATTTCACTGATCTTGCAACAGTATCGATTAAGAATGAGCTTGTGGAGGACATACATTACACAGATCATGTGAAAGAGTTTGCACAAGCAAAAGCTAGGAAGATTCGATTTGtcta ttGA